One segment of Terriglobia bacterium DNA contains the following:
- a CDS encoding type II secretion system F family protein: MPVFTFTGTDSQGKRISGERLADSKAAVNMLLRRERITPGAIKEKGKEFALPKFGTGKVAIKDIAVFFRQFSVMIDAGLPLVQCLEILATNQENLFFQKCLTGVRTTVEGGSTLSNAMRQYPKIFDDLTTNMIEAGEAGGILDTILQRLATYVEKNVKLKAAVKSALIYPVAVISIACIVVGCLLKFVVPIFANMFSSMGVDLPLPTKVVIGLSHFVASFWWVILLLGAVGYIAIKMVRKDPKGRLALDRFLLNLPVVGNVLRKIAVARFTRTLGTLITSGVPILEGLAITARTSGNAVLEDALMKVRKSVEEGRTIVDPLRESGVFPNMVTQMIGVGEATGAMDAMLQKIADFYEDEVDAATKNMLTLLEPIMIGFLGVAVGGIVISLYMPLFSMIAKLSG; this comes from the coding sequence ATGCCGGTATTCACATTTACAGGGACTGACTCCCAGGGAAAAAGGATTTCCGGGGAGCGGTTAGCCGATAGCAAAGCAGCTGTCAACATGCTGCTGCGCCGCGAGCGCATAACCCCCGGCGCCATCAAGGAAAAGGGCAAGGAGTTCGCCCTGCCCAAGTTTGGCACCGGCAAAGTGGCCATCAAGGACATTGCCGTATTCTTCCGCCAGTTTTCCGTGATGATTGACGCCGGCCTTCCGCTGGTGCAGTGTCTGGAAATCCTGGCCACCAACCAGGAGAACCTCTTCTTCCAGAAATGCCTGACCGGAGTGCGCACCACGGTGGAAGGCGGTTCCACCTTGTCCAACGCCATGCGGCAATACCCCAAGATCTTTGACGACCTCACCACCAACATGATTGAGGCCGGCGAAGCGGGCGGTATTCTGGACACCATTCTGCAGCGCCTGGCCACCTACGTGGAAAAGAACGTGAAGCTGAAGGCCGCGGTGAAATCGGCCTTGATTTACCCCGTGGCGGTCATCAGCATTGCCTGCATCGTGGTGGGCTGCCTGCTCAAGTTTGTGGTGCCCATCTTCGCCAACATGTTCAGCAGCATGGGCGTGGATCTGCCGTTGCCCACCAAGGTGGTCATCGGCCTCAGCCACTTTGTGGCCAGCTTCTGGTGGGTCATCCTGTTGCTGGGCGCCGTGGGTTACATAGCCATCAAGATGGTCCGCAAAGATCCCAAGGGCCGCTTGGCCCTGGACAGATTTCTGCTCAACCTGCCCGTGGTTGGCAATGTGCTGAGAAAGATCGCCGTGGCCCGCTTTACCCGCACCCTGGGCACCTTGATCACCTCCGGCGTGCCCATCCTGGAAGGTCTGGCCATTACCGCAAGGACCTCCGGCAACGCCGTTCTTGAAGATGCGCTGATGAAGGTGCGCAAATCAGTGGAAGAAGGCCGCACCATTGTTGACCCGCTGCGGGAAAGCGGCGTGTTCCCCAACATGGTCACGCAGATGATCGGCGTGGGCGAAGCCACCGGCGCCATGGACGCCATGCTGCAGAAGATCGCCGACTTCTACGAAGATGAGGTGGACGCCGCCACCAAGAACATGCTCACCCTGCTGGAGCCCATCATGATCGGCTTCCTCGGTGTGGCGGTTGGCGGAATCGTCATTTCCCTCTACATGCCGCTGTTCAGCATGATTGCCAAGCTCTCCGGCTAA